In Rahnella aquatilis CIP 78.65 = ATCC 33071, one DNA window encodes the following:
- a CDS encoding glycerophosphodiester phosphodiesterase, translated as MAFNFHQAVQGIVLANSHRGYSSCYPENTLPAFIGAKEAGTHCIELDIHLTADNHLVVTHDHRIDRVSTGTGFVEQMTLAQLRQFDFGVKYHAQFAGTPIPLLQDILRWAVENGMGLIVEVKQRRRHDEFVHHLVALLQSMPEALSHIQLLGFNHVLINRVKAMIPELALQVVTLERYNNQLAAVQHSHASCVCFEYEFAHVDDLRAYKQAGLGVRMYLHEVKNGMTPLEQYQYKFGYDSRPEILGWLREGLIDMLSHDDLPYVQALIEEAGLRWA; from the coding sequence ATGGCGTTTAACTTTCATCAGGCCGTACAAGGCATCGTGCTGGCAAACAGTCACCGCGGCTACTCCAGCTGTTATCCGGAAAACACTCTGCCCGCGTTTATCGGGGCAAAAGAGGCAGGGACGCATTGCATTGAGTTAGATATTCATCTGACCGCAGATAATCATCTGGTGGTCACACACGATCACCGCATTGATCGCGTTTCGACCGGCACCGGTTTTGTCGAGCAAATGACGCTCGCGCAGTTACGGCAATTTGATTTCGGCGTTAAGTACCATGCGCAATTTGCAGGCACACCGATCCCGTTATTGCAGGATATTCTGCGTTGGGCGGTAGAGAATGGCATGGGTCTGATCGTGGAAGTGAAGCAACGCCGCCGACATGACGAATTTGTGCATCATCTGGTTGCCTTGTTGCAGTCAATGCCAGAGGCGCTGTCACATATTCAGTTGCTGGGGTTTAATCATGTGTTGATTAACCGCGTCAAAGCCATGATCCCAGAATTAGCATTGCAGGTCGTGACGCTGGAGCGTTACAACAATCAACTGGCCGCCGTGCAGCATTCCCATGCCAGCTGCGTCTGTTTTGAATATGAGTTCGCCCATGTTGACGATCTTCGCGCCTATAAACAGGCGGGACTGGGGGTACGCATGTACTTACATGAAGTCAAAAACGGCATGACGCCACTGGAGCAGTATCAGTATAAATTCGGGTATGATAGTCGCCCCGAGATTCTCGGCTGGCTGCGCGAAGGTCTGATCGATATGCTAAGCCATGATGATCTCCCCTATGTGCAGGCACTGATCGAAGAGGCTGGACTGCGCTGGGCCTGA
- a CDS encoding ROK family transcriptional regulator, with product MNVKPDRLELRPTQRLLLELIRRHAPVTRAELARYSNLTAGAITQQCRELLFSGLVIEGERNMGQRGQPSLPLRLNPGGACAVGLAFSPGFIDMTLVDLSGRKLFSVSEPHEENQPLTTTLKQIKNLVEQTLKKRQLQHARILGVGYAVPGFLKPDGKKRHCVAWLSSWRDVDLQQAFELNLPWPTWVENNANASAIGELYSGSWNDYRDLTFIDLGYGIGAGIIADSKLLRGGFLNAGEAGMAFPGDKPRPSYKDLVATLAQYGINETQLAERVAARHPVFEAWFSRCCDQVEQSVMGCLQWLDPQLIILGGAMPKAITERLAETLTQRLDARLDPDRPRVRLVSSPIGAESASWGAAMIPLYQIINQP from the coding sequence ATGAATGTAAAACCTGACCGTCTTGAACTGCGCCCTACCCAACGTTTGCTGCTGGAGCTGATTCGTCGCCATGCACCGGTGACGCGCGCCGAACTGGCGCGCTATTCAAATCTCACCGCGGGGGCAATCACCCAACAATGCCGGGAGCTTTTATTTTCGGGTCTGGTTATCGAAGGCGAACGCAATATGGGACAGCGCGGACAACCGTCGCTGCCCCTGCGGCTCAATCCAGGCGGCGCATGTGCGGTCGGACTGGCGTTTAGCCCAGGGTTTATCGATATGACGCTTGTCGATCTCAGTGGCCGTAAGCTGTTCAGCGTTTCTGAGCCACACGAGGAAAATCAGCCCCTCACTACAACATTAAAACAGATCAAAAACCTGGTGGAGCAGACGTTAAAAAAACGCCAGCTGCAACACGCACGCATTCTCGGTGTCGGTTACGCCGTGCCGGGCTTTTTGAAACCCGATGGCAAAAAGCGCCACTGCGTAGCCTGGCTTTCAAGCTGGCGTGATGTCGACTTGCAACAGGCGTTTGAACTTAACTTGCCCTGGCCAACCTGGGTGGAAAACAACGCCAATGCGTCTGCCATTGGCGAGCTTTATTCGGGGTCGTGGAATGACTACCGTGACCTCACTTTTATCGATTTAGGCTATGGTATCGGCGCGGGGATCATTGCCGATAGTAAGCTTCTGCGCGGGGGGTTTCTAAACGCAGGAGAAGCCGGCATGGCATTCCCGGGCGATAAACCACGTCCATCCTACAAAGACCTGGTTGCCACACTGGCGCAGTACGGGATAAATGAAACCCAGCTGGCTGAACGGGTCGCGGCCAGACATCCGGTGTTTGAAGCGTGGTTTTCGCGCTGCTGCGATCAGGTTGAACAGAGCGTAATGGGCTGCCTGCAATGGCTGGATCCACAGTTGATTATTCTGGGTGGTGCAATGCCGAAAGCGATAACGGAACGGCTGGCGGAAACGTTAACGCAACGGCTTGATGCCCGGCTGGATCCCGACAGACCACGAGTGAGGCTGGTGAGTTCACCTATAGGTGCCGAAAGCGCCTCATGGGGCGCGGCAATGATCCCGTTATATCAAATCATCAATCAGCCTTAG